The window GGCGACGTCCTGAGCCATATTTTGGCCTTGGGCACCCTTCACCAGATCGCCGCCAACGCCGCGTGCCATTTAGGCGAGGTCCTGTGAAACCCTATATCGAACTCAAAGGCGCCTCGGGCGCTGTCTATCGCTACAAGCTCGCCGAGGATGCCGACCCTCGCACGACCATCGCGGGCAACTTCGTCTATCTGGACGCCGCTGGTGCCGTGTTGCTTGCCGGTGAGACGAATAATCTGATCGGTGCTGTTTCCCGCTGGGGCGAGGCTCAGAGCCGCCACAGCGCGGCCAGCCTCTATACGCGCCTGAATGTTTCCGGTGCCTCGCGCTCCGAAGAGTATGCCGACCTGATCGCGGCCCTCGATCCCGTGATGAACCGCGAAGCCTAAGCGTCCCCATCCGGCCCCGGGTTCGCTATGGTTGGTCGATGCGACCCGAGATTCTCTTTCCGCTTTACGCGCCGGTCTCCACGCTGAAAGGCGTGGGGCCGCGTGTTGCGCCTCTGGTCGAAAAACTCGCCGGCTCGATCGTCCGCGATGTTCTCTTCACCCTGCCGACAAGCGTGATCCGCCGGACGGCCACAACGGTTGACCGGGCGATCGATGGCCAGGTCCAGACCTTTACGGTCAGCCTTGATGCCCACCAGCCACCAAGCCGGCTGGGGCAGCCGTGGAAGATCCGGGCCTGGGATGAGACAGGCTTTCTGACCCTCACCTGGTTCAAGGGCCATGGCCCGCATCTCGAGCGGCAACACCCTGTCGGCGCACGACGTGTCGTGAGCGGCAAGGTCGAGCGGTTCGGCTCGGAGATACAGGTCGCTCACCCGGAATATCTGCTGCCTGAGGACCGGGCTAGCGACATCCCGGCGTTTGAGCCGGTCTATCCCGCCACTGCTGGATTGCCGTCGCGGAGCTTTCGCCGGTTCGCCCTCGAGGCCCTCAGCCGCGCTCCCGACCTGGGGGAGTGGCTGGATTCCGCTTGGCAGGCTCGCGAGGCCCTGCCGTCCTGGCGTGTGGCCTTTGCCGCCGCTCATGGCCCTGAGGGCGAGGCCGATGTCCATCCGCTCGCGCCGCATCGACGTCGCCTGGCCTATGACGAACTGCTGGCGCACCAATTGGCCCTGGCCCAACGCAAGGCCTCGCGTCGCGCCCAGCCCGCGCCGTCTATCGGCCCCAGCCCACTGGCCGCAGACGCAGAAAGGGCCCTGCCCTTCAAACTGACCGGGGCCCAGATTCGGGCCCTCTCGGAGGTCCGCGGTGATCTGGCTTCGGGTCAGCGCATGAGCCGCCTGCTGCAGGGCGACGTCGGCTCCGGCAAGACGGTGGTGGCGATGCTGGCCATCGCCGACGCGGCGGGCGCGGGTCTGCAATCTGCCCTGATGGCCCCCACGGAAATCCTCGCGCGCCAGCACTTTGAGACCATCGCCCCCATCCTTGAGCAGCTGAGCCTGTCGGTGATCCTGCTGACCGGCCGAGACAAGGGTGCCGCACGTGCCAGCAAGCTCTCAGGCCTGGCGAGTGGGGTCCATGCGGTCGCCATCGGCACCCATGCCCTGTTCCAGGATGACGTGGTCTTCAAGGCGCTGGGCTTGTCGATCATCGACGAGCAGCATCGTTTCGGCGTGAACGAGCGGCGTCGCCTGCAGGACAAGGGCCCTGCGGGTGATGGCGGTGGCGTGCATCTGTTGGCCATGTCGGCCACACCAATTCCACGCACCCTAGAACTGACCGTCTTCGGCGACCTTGATGTTTCCCGCATCGACGAGAAGCCACCAGGCCGAACGCCCGTGGCCACCCGTGCTGTTCCCATGCCGCGCCTGCCCGAGATCATCGCCCGTCTGAAGGCAGCGGCCGCCAGTGGGGCCCAGGCGTTCTGGATCTGCCCGCTGGTGTCTGAGTCCGAGAAGATCGACCTGCGCGCCGCCGAGGATCGCGCAGCGGACCTGCGTCAGATCATCGGCTCATCGGTCGGCCTGGTTCACGGACAGATGCCGGCTGCCGAAAAAGATGCCGTCATGGCGGACTTTGTTGACGGCAAGGTCTCGGTTCTGGTGGCTACCACGGTGGTCGAGGTCGGGGTCAATGTGCCCAATGCCAGCATCATGGTCATCGAGCAGGCCGAGCGTTTTGGTCTGGCCCAACTGCACCAACTTCGTGGCCGGGTAGGACGGGGGGCCAGGCCAAGCTCCTGCGTCCTGCTTTATGATCTACCGCTGTCCGAGACGGCCCAGCAACGCCTCGACATCCTTCGCCGGTCGGATGACGGTTTCGAGATCGCCGAGAAGGATCTCGAACTGCGGGGCGGCGGCGATCCGCTCGGTCTCAAGCAAAGCGGATTTCCGGCCTATCGCCTGGCTGACCCAGTTGCCCATCGCGACCTGATCGCAGTCGCCGCTGACGACGCTCGGCTGATCCTGGCCCGCGATCCAGAACTGATCTCGCCCCGGGGCCAGGCCGTCCAGACCCTACAGGCGCTCTTTGACTGGAAACCGACCTCTCCCCAGCATGATGCGGGCTGATCTGGTCGAATGATCCCCCAAGGACCGGTCGAACTGCTATAGTGGCTGAGCGCTGCTCTTCAGCGCACTTTGCACCAGCAGACAGGCCTTATTGGCACCCCGGCCTAGCGTGATCGCGCAAACCGACCGGCGCCTCACCTAAAACTGCGCCGACCCGGACGACTCAATGGCTCAACGCGCCGAAATCACCTGCGCCGCTCAAAACGGCCGCCACAGTACCTATGAGCGGATCACCCATATTGGCGGTGGTGGAGACAAGCCCTGGAAGCTGACCATCAAGGAAGCCATCAAGCTGGTCGATAGCGGCAAGTGGCGCTTTTTCGTGGTGCGCGGCGACGTCGAAGTGAAGGTCGAAGCCCAGACAAGCCGCACCGGCTGCCGCTACCTGAAAACGGCCAATGATCGCAATGAGCCTTTTGACATGCTGACCCTGCCTGATTTCCCGGTCAGCGAGACTGTAGAATCTGCCTGATCAGGCCGTTCCGTCAGGGGCGACGGCGGGCTTGCGGTGGTGCCAGAGGTGGATCAGGCCCGCCAGGGTTCCGCCGACCGCCAAACCGACCACGGCAGATCCCAGGGCAAAGGCGAGCCAACCCGTCACAGCCCCCACGACCGGAACGCGCTGTGCCCAGTGCGACAGGCCCTCGACCCAGGCAGGTATGGGGGTCAGATGGAAGTGTTCCAGGCCGTGGACGATGATCCCACCGCCGACCCAGAGCATGGCGGCAGTGCCTATCAGGGTCAGGGCTTCCATGGTGATCGGCATGGCCTTGACAAGACCCCGGCCCAGGCTCCGCGTGACGGGGTTTTTGCGCCGGGCTAGATGCAGGCCGATGTCGTCCATCTTCACGATCAGACCGACCACGCCATAGACCGCGACCGTCAGGAGCACGCCGACCAGGGCAAGGGCTCCGGCCTGAACCAGCAGGGGCTTGCCCGCGACGTCGGCCAAGGCAATGGCCATGATCTCGCCGGATAGAATCAGGTCCGTGCGGATCGCCCCGTTGACCTTCTGGGCTTCGAGTTCAGGCCCGCTCAGCGCGAGCTCTTCCGGTTCGTCAGCCGTATGCTCGCCGGCCAAGGCCTCAAGAATCTTCTCGGTTGCCTCGAAGGCCAGGTAGGATCCGCCGACCATCAGGATCGGTGTCACCGCCCAGGGCGCGAAGGCGCTAAGCAGCAAGGCCCCGGGAAGGAGGAACACGAGCTTGTTCCGGAAGGATCCCACAGCGATCTTCCAGACGATGGGCAGTTCCCGGTCCGGCGTGAACCCCATGGCGTAGCCCGGCGTCACGGCCGCGTCGTCGACGACCACGCCGACGGCCTTGGTGCCGGCTTTGCCGGCCGCGCCGGCGACGTCGTCGAGCGACGCTGCGGCGATCTTGGTGATGCCGGCGACATCATCCAGCAAGGCGGCGAGACCAGAGGGCATGGAACTCTCGGCAGGGGTCAGGACTGTGCGTGCCGGCAAGGTGTGGTGATCCGCCGGCAATGTCACTGCGCGATCGCTTGCCTGACGCAGGGTGAGGGCTGAAACCTAGGGCCCATGACCCTTCTGGCTGCCCTGGACCGTCTCGCCCCCCTGCTGTCACCGACCGCGACCGGGACCTTGAACGCCCGCAGGTTGTCAGGCGGAGCCAGCCTGGAAACCTGGGCCTTCGACCTCGACGATGGTACGCCCTTGATCCTGCGACGGCGGCCCGATGGCGCGCCCTCCCGCGAAACCGCAGCGTCCCTGGCACAGGAAGCTGCACTGATCGCGGCCGCTGGCCGGACAGGCGCGCCCGTGCCGATCGTTGAGCGCGTCTGCGCGCCCGAAGACGGTCTTGGCGAAGCCTTCGTCATGAGACGGCTCGAAGGCGAAACCCTCGGCAAGCGCATCGTCCGCGACGCGGCCTTTGATACGATCCGTCCCGGCCTTGCGCAGCGCTGCGGCGAGGTGCTGGGCCAGATCCATAGTGCCCCCCTGGAAGCCTTGCCACCCTTGGCCACCTCCGATGCACGCGGGGAACTGGCCCGCTATGAGGAGATCTATCGCCAGACTGACGCCCAGCGACCGACCTTCGAGGCGGCCTTTCGATGGCTCGAGGCCTCGGCCCCAGTGCCGGCGGCCCCCGTCCTGGTCCACGGCGATTTTCGCAATGGCAACCTGATGATCCATCCCGAGCAGGGCCTGGTCGGCGTGCTGGACTGGGAACTGGCCCATCTGGGGGATCCGGCCGAGGACCTGGGCTGGATCTGCGTAAACTCCTGGCGATTTGGCCAATGGCGCAGACCAGTCGGCGGCTTCGGCGACTATAAGGCCCTGCTAGAGGGCTATGCCCATACCCGCGGCAGCGAGATTCCACTGGCGCGAATGCAATTCTGGCAAGCTCTGGGCACCCTGAAATGGGGTGTCATGTGCCTGATGATGTATTCCAGTTTCGCGACCGGTGCGGATCCCTCGATCGAACGGGCAATGATCGGGCGCAGGGTGAGCGAGACAGAAATCGATCTTGTCCGACTGATGGAGATCATGCCGTGATCACCTGCCCCACAGCTGACGAGCTCCGGTCCGCGCTCACCCTGTTCGACCAGGACCCAACGCCTCCCTCAGACCCCCGCCGCCAGTTCCTGGCCAGGGTCGCCGACAATGCTCGCGCCCTGCTCGACCGCGAATCCGCCTTGGGAGACATTGCCCAGGCCGAAGAGCAGGCTCGGCTCAGGGACCTGCTGGACTTGGACGGACCCATCGAAATGATGAACCACCGCCTCTGCCAGGACCTTAAGGCCGGTGTGATCTCGCCCCGGGCTCCGGCCTTGCTGGCGCATCTTCGCGCAACGGCGATCGCCCGCATCGCGATCGACCAGCCGGGCTATAGCGGGCTGGAGGCGCTTCTGGCTGGCTGATTGGAACTGTTGACCAATGCGCCTACCCTCTCCAGGGCATCGGCCTCGATGTCGGCATAGAACAGGTTGAACCCGTCGACCTTGCGGCGATCAGCCCAGGACCCGGCATCCCGCAGGGCTGTCGACTTGGGGCGACTGGTATGCAGCAGACCGCCCTCGCACCCGGCCGAGACCTGCCGCTGCAGGAAGGCCGGGCGCGCGCCCCACTCCAGACCCGTGGCATTGGCCGCACCCTGGTTCATCCTCGCCGGCGCGCGATCTTCGCCCAGCCCGCCCAACAGCGGATTGAAACACAAGGCGAGGCGACCATTCAGGTCGATCAACTGGTCGCCGGCATCCCAGATCAGGGAGCGACGGGTCATTTCCTGCATGCGCTGAAAGTCGCCATCCTGGACCGAAGCCCACGCCGCGACACAGCCCGTTTGCCCCCGCCGCTCGCAGGCCGGCAGTAGCGAAGCCGAACCATACTCCTCCGCCGGCACAATGGTTTCGATCAGATAGGCTGCGGCCAGACGCTGCCGGATCGCCGGAACCGCCGCGATCTCCTCGCGAAGCAGCCGGGCTGCCATCGCGCCCCCCTGCTCCACCCCGACAAGGACAAACGGCCGCCCCCTGTTGTAGCGGGCCAGATAGAGCCTGAAGGCCTCGCGCACATCGCCATAGGCAAAACGCCGCGCTTCTCGAGCATCATCGCGGAGCGTGAGATAGGTATAGAGGCTGGCCTGGCGATAGCGCGGCGCGAAGACCCGGCCGACGCGATAGAACGGTCCGGCATAGTTGGGCAGCACGACACGGTTCAGGAATTTCTGGGCCTTGGGCTGGTCGATGGCCCCGTTCCAGTCCTGGCCACCATCAAAAGTGGTCGGATGGACAAAAAACACATCCACGGGCGGATCGGTGACCGCCGGGCTGGCCGGATCCTTGGGCCGCAGGGCCCAGGCCGAGGCCTGGGCGTAGTTCGGTGGCGGCGGCGGCTTGTAGGTCAGGAACGGGACCTTGGGATCCAGCGCGTTGCTCAGGATGTCGTAGCGCCAGACGAAGGCAGCCGCGACCAGCAACGCCAGCAGCAGAACCGCCCCCGCAAAGATCCAGCGCTTGAAGCCCTTTAAAGCATCACCCATGGCCTTGGGTACACCAAGGCTGGCTGGCGTTTAAGCCCCCTCCTGCCCGATGATCGCCACGGAGCAGACATTGCTGGCCGGTGCCCCGCCCAGATTGTGCGTCATGCCGAAGACAGGATCCTTCAACTGGCGCTCGCCGGCACGACCCTGCAGCTGCAGGTACATTTCGTAGAGCATGCGCAGGCCTGACGCCCCGATAGGGTGGCCGAAGCACTTCAGGCCCCCGTCGATCTGGCACGGCACCCCGCCGTCGGCGTCATAGAAGCCGTCCATCACATCGCGCCAGCCCTGGCCCTCGGGCGAGATGAACAGGTCCTCCATCGTCACCAGCTCGGTGATCGAGAAGCAGTCGTGAACCTCGATCATCGAAATCTGCTCGCGCGGCCGTTCGATGCCGGCCTCGCGATAGGCCTTGCCGGCAGCGATGCGGGCAGTGTGGAAATGGCTGCCGTCCCAGCCGTTGTACTGGCTCTCATAACCGTTGGAGACCGACAGCTGGATGGCCTTGACCATCGTCAGGTTTTTCTTGCCCATCGCCTTGGCGATCTCGGGCGTGGTGACGATGGCGCAGGCCGCGCCGTCCGACACGCCGCAACAGTCAAACAGGCCCAGAGGCTCGGCGATCATAGGGGCGTTCAGCACCTGATCGACCGTCACGGCTTTCCGCAGATGCGCCTTGGCGTTCTTGGCCCCGTTGGCGTGGCTCTTTACCGAAACATGGGCAATGGCGCGCTTCAGGTCGTCCTTGGAGACGCCGTGCTTGGCCCGATAGGCGCTGGCCAGCTGGGCGAAGTTGCCGGGGGCCGAGCCGTTGGGCATGACCTGAGGCATCAGGGTGCCGGGATTGGCGACCGGCAGGCCGCCATAGCCGGTGTCCTTCAGCTTCTCGACGCCGAGAGCGATGGCGATATCGGCAGCGCCGGAGGCCACGGCATAGACCGCGCCCCGGAAGGCTTCAGAACCTGAGGCGCAGAAATTCTCCACCCGCGTCACAGCGATATTGGGCAGGCGCAGGGCGATCGACATCGGTGTCCCGCCCTTGCCTGTGCCCATCTCGTCGACATGGGTCGAGAACCAGGCCGCGTCCAGCTGGCTCGGTTCGATACCGGCGTCATTCATGGCCTCGATATAGGCCTCGACCATCAGGTCGTCGGGACCGCAGTCCCAGCGCTCGCCGAACTTGCTGCAACCCATGCCCAGGATGGCGACCTTGTCGCGGATGCCTTGCGCCATGATCGTCTCTCCTATTCCGCCGCGACGGCGGTTTGAGCTGAAACCGCCGAACGATCCGGCGCGGCCTTCCAGAAATAGCGTACAAAGCCGCGCTTCTCGTCGATGTCCTTGATGCGGAACACCATCTTGACCGGCAGACCGGTGTCGACGTCGCCGGGCGACACATCGGTGATGTCCATCATGATCCGCCCGCCGCCCTCGAAGACGATCATGCCGTAGTGGTTGGGCGGTGCCATAGAGAAGGTCAGATAATCCGCCGAATAGCTCAGCACGGAGGCCTTGCGCTCTGCGAACCGGTACGGCTCCTGGGTGTCCAGGGCGGGCTTGTTGGGGGCCACCGAGATCCGGGTGCGCGGGAACTGTACGACCCCGGTCTCGCGACAGCGGCCACCGACCAGGCCCAGGATCATGTCCTCGTTACGGTAGAGGGTGGTCAGGGCCGTCTTGTTGTCCTTCTCGGCCCGCATGCCCTTGTCCCAGTCGACCAGGCCATTGAATATCAGGAACTTCAGATAATTGGTCTCTTCCTGACGGTCAGCTAGAGAACCCGTAACGCCGCGCGCCGGCTTGAGGTTCGCCGCGCCCGTGGCCCGGAACACCAGGGCCTCGGCACCTTGTCCGAACTGGGACACGACGATGATCTCGCCCGCCTTGGCCTGTTCAAGGGCGTGGGCCAGCATCAGCGGGCCATGGGCCGAGCCGGCTTCCCCCATTACGGCGGCGAGGTTGTCGCGCACGGCCTCGGCCGGGATCCCCAGGCTTTTGGCCAGGGTGGCGGCCATGCCGGAGAAGGTCGAGGGGAAACAGAAGTGGGCCACATCAGCGGCCGCGACGCCCGCAGCCGCAAGCGCGCGTTTCACCGCCGGCGGGACCAGCTTGACGATGCCCTCGTCGCGGATCCAGCGTTCCTCCCAGGCATAGTCGAAGCCGCCGTCATTGCCCCGGAAGTGGTCGACGAAATCGTCTGTGACGCTGCCGCGCCCCAGGAAGTCGGCAGCGCCCCCTTCGGCGGTGATGACAAAGGCCGCAGCACCATCGCCGCAGTCCAGCTCCAGGGCCGATACTGCGCGCGCCTTGCGGCGCTCGCCGGCAACCACCAGGGCTGACCTGGCCGATCCGCCAGACACCGAGTCCAGGGCCTGGGCAAGGGCGGCAAGCCCGCACCGCTGCGAGCCGGTGACGTCGCTGGCGGAAATGGACTTCTCGAGGGTCAGGGCCGCGGAGACCACGCCGGCATTCAGTCGATCGGCGAAGGGGGCCGTCGTGGAGGCGAAGTACAGGGCGTCAATGTGAGACCGGTCGTCGGCGGGCCCAAGGGCGTCGCGGGCGGCCTCGACGGCCATGGTCAGGGCGTCCTCATCCCAGTTGGCCATGGCCCGTTCGCCCTTGCCCTTGCCGACGAGGTTCGGGGCGACCCAGGCATTGGCTGTGACCACCGCCTTGCGGCTCAACCGCAGGCGCGGTGCATAGGCTCCCCAGGCGGCGATGCCGACCATGACTCCATCCCTTGAACTTGTCTCGTTGGGAGCAGCCTAGGCGCCGGTGCCGGGGGTCTTCAAGCGTGCCGCTTCGTCAAGCTCCGTCAGGTTTTCTGACCGGGATGGTCAGCGATAGGGATCGTCTGTCGCCAGGAAACCCGCGACATAGTCCTCTACCCCGTCCTCAAGGCTGGTCATCGGCGCGACATAGCCCGCCGCCCTGAGCCGATCCATGTTGGCCTCGGTGAAGTACTGGTACTTGCCCCGCAATACTTCGGGCATGTCGACATAGCTGATGTCCGGCCGCTGGCCCGCCGCGCGGAAGGTCGCCTCGGCCAGATCCTTGAAGGCCCGCGCCCGGCCCGAGCCCAGGTTGTAGACGCCATTGACCTGGGGATTGTCCGAAAGCCAGCCGACGATATCGGCGACATCGCGGACATAGACAAAATCGCGCAGTTGCCCGCCGTCGGCATAGTCAGGATGGTGTGACTTGAAGAGCTTGACGCCATCTCCCGCCGCGACCTTGGGCCAGATCTGGGCGACCACCGACTTCATGCGGTCCTTGTGGTCCTCGTTGGGCCCATAGACGTTGAAGAATTTCAGACCCGCCCATTGCAGAGGCGCACGGCCCCGGGACGCTTCGCGGACGGCATAGATGTCGAACAGCGCCTTGGACCAGCCATAGGCATTGAGCGGCCGCAGGGCCTTGAGCGACTCGATATCGTCCCGGCCGTCAAAACCCAGGCTTCCGTCGCCGTAGGTCGCCGCCGAAGAGGCATAGATCAGCCGGCGGCCATGCTCGGCACACCATTCCCAAAGGTCGCGCGACAGCACGAAATTGGACTGGATGATCTTGTCGGCATCCGGCTCGGTGGTCGAGGATACCGCGCCCATGTGGATCACCAGTTCGACGTCGCCACCGCGCTTGGCCAGCCAGGCGAACAGGTCTTCCGGAGCCACGAAATCGGCGATCGGCGACTTGGCGAGATTGCGCCACTTGCCACTGTCGGCCTCGCGCAGGCGATCACAGACCACAACGTCGATGGCCGGATCCTCGCACAGGCGCGCGACGATGTTGGAGCCGATGAAACCGGCTCCGCCGGTGACGAGGACGGTGCGACGGGTCATGGGATCAGGCCGCGCGCTTGGTCAGGGCGTCATACTCGAGGAGGTTGGCAACCAGGGCCTCGAACTGGCTCATGGGCACCATGTTCGGGCCATCAGACGGGGCATTGTCCGGGTCGGGGTGGGTTTCCATGAACACACAGGCGACCCCGATCGCAACGGCGGCGCGCGCCAGGACCGGGACGAATTCCCGCTGCCCGCCGGAAGAGCCGCCCAGGCCGCCCGGCTGCTGCACGCTGTGGGTGGCGTCGAACACGACCGGACAGCCGATCTCCTTCATGATCGGCAGGGAGCGCATGTCACTGACCAGGGTGTTGTAGCCGAACGATACGCCGCGCTCGCAGGCCATCACATTGGGATTGCCCGCCCCCGTCACCTTGGCGATGACGTTCTTCATGTCCCAGGGAGCCAGGAACTGGCCCTTCTTGATGTTGATCGCTCGACCGGTCGCGGCGGCGGCCAGCAGCAGGTCGGTCTGACGGCACAGGAAGGCCGGGATCTGGATCACGTCGACGGCTTCGGCGACCGGGGCGCAATGGCTGATCTCATGGACGTCGGTCAGGGTCGGCAGGCCGGTGACCTCGCGGATCTCCTGGAAGATCGGCAGGCTGTCATGCAGCCCGATGCCGCGCTGGGCGTTGGCCGAGGTGCGGTTGGCCTTGTCGTAGGAGGTCTTGTAGATCAGGCCGACGCCCAGTCGGGCGGCCATCTCCTTCAGGGCATGGGCCGTTTCCAGGGCGTGCTGCCGACTTTCCATCTGGCATGGGCCTGCGATGATCGACAGCCTTTCGCCATTGCCAATGCGAACGGGCGTACCGGTCGAGGTCTTGAGCTCGACGACGGCGTTTGGGGCTACGGCTTGGGGCTGACTCAAGGCAAGGCTTCCGGCGAGTGACGATTTCCGGTCAGACAGGTGGCCTCAGAAGCGGGATGGTGCAAGTGCGGATCGACATCGACGGCGACGGACCGGTCCTGGTGTGGCTTCGCAAGGACCTTCGACTGACTGACAATCCGGCCCTGAACGCGGCGGTTGCGACAGGCCGGCCCGTCATTCCGCTCTACATTCTGGATGAAACGCCGGGCATGCGCCCCATGGGTGCCGCGTCGCTGTGGTGGCTGGACAAGTCGCTCTGCGCCCTCGGCGTCGATATAGACCAACGCGGCGGGAGGCTAATCCTGCGGCGTGGCGCGGCGGCCGAGGTTCTTGATGACCTGATTGCCGAGACCGGCGCGGCGGGCGTGGTCTGGAACCGGCTCTATGACAAGTCCACCATCGACCGCGACACCGCGATCAAGGCTGACCTCCGCTCGCGAGGCATGGCCTGCAAGAGCTTCAATG of the Caulobacter henricii genome contains:
- the recG gene encoding ATP-dependent DNA helicase RecG, encoding MRPEILFPLYAPVSTLKGVGPRVAPLVEKLAGSIVRDVLFTLPTSVIRRTATTVDRAIDGQVQTFTVSLDAHQPPSRLGQPWKIRAWDETGFLTLTWFKGHGPHLERQHPVGARRVVSGKVERFGSEIQVAHPEYLLPEDRASDIPAFEPVYPATAGLPSRSFRRFALEALSRAPDLGEWLDSAWQAREALPSWRVAFAAAHGPEGEADVHPLAPHRRRLAYDELLAHQLALAQRKASRRAQPAPSIGPSPLAADAERALPFKLTGAQIRALSEVRGDLASGQRMSRLLQGDVGSGKTVVAMLAIADAAGAGLQSALMAPTEILARQHFETIAPILEQLSLSVILLTGRDKGAARASKLSGLASGVHAVAIGTHALFQDDVVFKALGLSIIDEQHRFGVNERRRLQDKGPAGDGGGVHLLAMSATPIPRTLELTVFGDLDVSRIDEKPPGRTPVATRAVPMPRLPEIIARLKAAAASGAQAFWICPLVSESEKIDLRAAEDRAADLRQIIGSSVGLVHGQMPAAEKDAVMADFVDGKVSVLVATTVVEVGVNVPNASIMVIEQAERFGLAQLHQLRGRVGRGARPSSCVLLYDLPLSETAQQRLDILRRSDDGFEIAEKDLELRGGGDPLGLKQSGFPAYRLADPVAHRDLIAVAADDARLILARDPELISPRGQAVQTLQALFDWKPTSPQHDAG
- a CDS encoding DUF3892 domain-containing protein, coding for MAQRAEITCAAQNGRHSTYERITHIGGGGDKPWKLTIKEAIKLVDSGKWRFFVVRGDVEVKVEAQTSRTGCRYLKTANDRNEPFDMLTLPDFPVSETVESA
- a CDS encoding DUF808 domain-containing protein, yielding MPSGLAALLDDVAGITKIAAASLDDVAGAAGKAGTKAVGVVVDDAAVTPGYAMGFTPDRELPIVWKIAVGSFRNKLVFLLPGALLLSAFAPWAVTPILMVGGSYLAFEATEKILEALAGEHTADEPEELALSGPELEAQKVNGAIRTDLILSGEIMAIALADVAGKPLLVQAGALALVGVLLTVAVYGVVGLIVKMDDIGLHLARRKNPVTRSLGRGLVKAMPITMEALTLIGTAAMLWVGGGIIVHGLEHFHLTPIPAWVEGLSHWAQRVPVVGAVTGWLAFALGSAVVGLAVGGTLAGLIHLWHHRKPAVAPDGTA
- a CDS encoding phosphotransferase family protein; this translates as MTLLAALDRLAPLLSPTATGTLNARRLSGGASLETWAFDLDDGTPLILRRRPDGAPSRETAASLAQEAALIAAAGRTGAPVPIVERVCAPEDGLGEAFVMRRLEGETLGKRIVRDAAFDTIRPGLAQRCGEVLGQIHSAPLEALPPLATSDARGELARYEEIYRQTDAQRPTFEAAFRWLEASAPVPAAPVLVHGDFRNGNLMIHPEQGLVGVLDWELAHLGDPAEDLGWICVNSWRFGQWRRPVGGFGDYKALLEGYAHTRGSEIPLARMQFWQALGTLKWGVMCLMMYSSFATGADPSIERAMIGRRVSETEIDLVRLMEIMP
- a CDS encoding DUF6285 domain-containing protein, with protein sequence MITCPTADELRSALTLFDQDPTPPSDPRRQFLARVADNARALLDRESALGDIAQAEEQARLRDLLDLDGPIEMMNHRLCQDLKAGVISPRAPALLAHLRATAIARIAIDQPGYSGLEALLAG
- a CDS encoding DUF3089 domain-containing protein, which codes for MGDALKGFKRWIFAGAVLLLALLVAAAFVWRYDILSNALDPKVPFLTYKPPPPPNYAQASAWALRPKDPASPAVTDPPVDVFFVHPTTFDGGQDWNGAIDQPKAQKFLNRVVLPNYAGPFYRVGRVFAPRYRQASLYTYLTLRDDAREARRFAYGDVREAFRLYLARYNRGRPFVLVGVEQGGAMAARLLREEIAAVPAIRQRLAAAYLIETIVPAEEYGSASLLPACERRGQTGCVAAWASVQDGDFQRMQEMTRRSLIWDAGDQLIDLNGRLALCFNPLLGGLGEDRAPARMNQGAANATGLEWGARPAFLQRQVSAGCEGGLLHTSRPKSTALRDAGSWADRRKVDGFNLFYADIEADALERVGALVNSSNQPARSASSPL
- a CDS encoding acetyl-CoA acetyltransferase — encoded protein: MAQGIRDKVAILGMGCSKFGERWDCGPDDLMVEAYIEAMNDAGIEPSQLDAAWFSTHVDEMGTGKGGTPMSIALRLPNIAVTRVENFCASGSEAFRGAVYAVASGAADIAIALGVEKLKDTGYGGLPVANPGTLMPQVMPNGSAPGNFAQLASAYRAKHGVSKDDLKRAIAHVSVKSHANGAKNAKAHLRKAVTVDQVLNAPMIAEPLGLFDCCGVSDGAACAIVTTPEIAKAMGKKNLTMVKAIQLSVSNGYESQYNGWDGSHFHTARIAAGKAYREAGIERPREQISMIEVHDCFSITELVTMEDLFISPEGQGWRDVMDGFYDADGGVPCQIDGGLKCFGHPIGASGLRMLYEMYLQLQGRAGERQLKDPVFGMTHNLGGAPASNVCSVAIIGQEGA
- a CDS encoding hydroxymethylglutaryl-CoA synthase family protein, producing the protein MVGIAAWGAYAPRLRLSRKAVVTANAWVAPNLVGKGKGERAMANWDEDALTMAVEAARDALGPADDRSHIDALYFASTTAPFADRLNAGVVSAALTLEKSISASDVTGSQRCGLAALAQALDSVSGGSARSALVVAGERRKARAVSALELDCGDGAAAFVITAEGGAADFLGRGSVTDDFVDHFRGNDGGFDYAWEERWIRDEGIVKLVPPAVKRALAAAGVAAADVAHFCFPSTFSGMAATLAKSLGIPAEAVRDNLAAVMGEAGSAHGPLMLAHALEQAKAGEIIVVSQFGQGAEALVFRATGAANLKPARGVTGSLADRQEETNYLKFLIFNGLVDWDKGMRAEKDNKTALTTLYRNEDMILGLVGGRCRETGVVQFPRTRISVAPNKPALDTQEPYRFAERKASVLSYSADYLTFSMAPPNHYGMIVFEGGGRIMMDITDVSPGDVDTGLPVKMVFRIKDIDEKRGFVRYFWKAAPDRSAVSAQTAVAAE
- the rfaD gene encoding ADP-glyceromanno-heptose 6-epimerase yields the protein MTRRTVLVTGGAGFIGSNIVARLCEDPAIDVVVCDRLREADSGKWRNLAKSPIADFVAPEDLFAWLAKRGGDVELVIHMGAVSSTTEPDADKIIQSNFVLSRDLWEWCAEHGRRLIYASSAATYGDGSLGFDGRDDIESLKALRPLNAYGWSKALFDIYAVREASRGRAPLQWAGLKFFNVYGPNEDHKDRMKSVVAQIWPKVAAGDGVKLFKSHHPDYADGGQLRDFVYVRDVADIVGWLSDNPQVNGVYNLGSGRARAFKDLAEATFRAAGQRPDISYVDMPEVLRGKYQYFTEANMDRLRAAGYVAPMTSLEDGVEDYVAGFLATDDPYR
- the kdsA gene encoding 3-deoxy-8-phosphooctulonate synthase — its product is MSQPQAVAPNAVVELKTSTGTPVRIGNGERLSIIAGPCQMESRQHALETAHALKEMAARLGVGLIYKTSYDKANRTSANAQRGIGLHDSLPIFQEIREVTGLPTLTDVHEISHCAPVAEAVDVIQIPAFLCRQTDLLLAAAATGRAINIKKGQFLAPWDMKNVIAKVTGAGNPNVMACERGVSFGYNTLVSDMRSLPIMKEIGCPVVFDATHSVQQPGGLGGSSGGQREFVPVLARAAVAIGVACVFMETHPDPDNAPSDGPNMVPMSQFEALVANLLEYDALTKRAA